One part of the Amphiura filiformis chromosome 5, Afil_fr2py, whole genome shotgun sequence genome encodes these proteins:
- the LOC140153099 gene encoding galectin-3-binding protein-like isoform X2 — MARSQPKKIKMNTIDCTAAFLDNLSQHFKDDSFSDVTLVVGNKRYPALKSILAVSSPFFQRMFYGGDWMERTNKDITLEETPECQEVFPTFLQYFYSGTVSVSRDSVVPLVTLADKYGVEVLKNQCSQFMMSLLNHADIEGALTWLTFAEHINIDNLAQKCFDIICINFEKATLFPAWSSLSLAHITEILQRSDMIVASEYTVYLAIQKWLLANTLNGSSEVLKHIHFKNMTTQELLEVEASDLASDSSLKTSDEIKAHTMEAFRYMCITKEGISTAKGCQTPAQRVYISQIHTKTAFCSDDPLFLRPICKWSSEILKLKWQLKKVHAGRYVVVLHSVPSTPQPSLQQGGFGFTFGSVGAANQSQASNPIPGGFGFGSPRPGDLQFLYETQPYPSQFQHLFGTPIHVKVLICFRDSGGVVHHVINHSVDTAIPQAMGSRVVELPPISNMLEAGDSERDVFHDILYSFEVLKRQGGTVSVMVVQLPKSRRDKLGS; from the coding sequence ATGGCTAGATCACAACCCAAGAAAATCAAGATGAATACCATCGACTGTACAGCAGCATTCCTGGACAACTTGTCTCAACATTTCAAGGATGATAGTTTCTCAGATGTTACTTTAGTTGTTGGAAACAAACGCTATCCAGCTCTCAAAAGCATCCTGGCTGTTTCAAGCCCATTCTTCCAACGCATGTTTTACGGAGGTGATTGGATGGAACGGACAAACAAAGATATCACTCTTGAAGAAACACCCGAATGCCAAGAAGTTTTTCCAACTTTCTTGCAGTACTTTTACAGCGGTACTGTGTCAGTCAGTCGTGACTCAGTCGTACCATTAGTCACGTTAGCAGATAAGTACGGTGTAGAAGTACTGAAAAACCAGTGTTCTCAGTTCATGATGTCATTGCTAAACCACGCTGACATTGAAGGTGCTTTAACTTGGCTAACCTTTGCAGAGCATATCAACATTGATAACCTTGCCCAAAAGTGCTTTGACAtcatttgtatcaattttgaaaaaGCAACTTTGTTCCCGGCTTGGTCATCCCTCTCATTGGCACACATTACAGAGATTCTGCAAAGATCAGATATGATTGTAGCTAGTGAGTATACAGTATATTTGGCAATTCAAAAGTGGCTCTTAGCTAATACCCTTAATGGCTCAAGTGAAGTTTTGAAACATATTCACTTCAAGAATATGACCACTCAAGAGCTGTTAGAAGTTGAAGCATCTGATCTAGCAAGTGATAGTAGTCTAAAAACCAGTGATGAAATCAAAGCCCATACCATGGAAGCATTTCGATACATGTGTATAACAAAAGAGGGGATAAGCACTGCCAAAGGTTGCCAAACCCCAGCACAACGTGTATACATATCCCAAATCCatacaaaaactgcattttgttcAGACGATCCACTTTTCTTACGACCAATATGCAAATGGTCCTCCGAAATCCTGAAGTTAAAGTGGCAATTGAAGAAAGTGCATGCTGGCAGGTATGTTGTAGTCTTGCATTCAGTGCCATCTACACCACAACCCTCTTTGCAACAAGGTGGGTTTGGATTTACGTTTGGTTCTGTTGGGGCCGCTAATCAGTCACAAGCATCTAATCCCATACCTGGGGGCTTTGGATTTGGGAGTCCTCGGCCAGGCGACCTGCAGTTTTTGTATGAAACCCAGCCCTATCCATCTCAGTTCCAGCACCTGTTCGGTACTCCCATTCATGTCAAAGTGCTTATCTGTTTTCGTGATAGTGGTGGTGTTGTACATCATGTGATCAATCACTCGGTTGACACTGCAATACCTCAAGCAATGGGGAGTAGGGTAGTTGAACTTCCACCAATTTCTAATATGCTAGAAGCAGGTGACAGTGAGCGGGATGTTTTCCATGACATTCTGTACTCATTTGAGGTCCTGAAGAGACAAGGTGGGACCGTGAGTGTAATGGTGGTCCAGTTGCCAAAATCCAGAAGAGACAAGTTGGGATCGTAG
- the LOC140153099 gene encoding BTB/POZ domain-containing protein 9-like isoform X1 yields the protein MFTDTFSRYPRSHTMARSQPKKIKMNTIDCTAAFLDNLSQHFKDDSFSDVTLVVGNKRYPALKSILAVSSPFFQRMFYGGDWMERTNKDITLEETPECQEVFPTFLQYFYSGTVSVSRDSVVPLVTLADKYGVEVLKNQCSQFMMSLLNHADIEGALTWLTFAEHINIDNLAQKCFDIICINFEKATLFPAWSSLSLAHITEILQRSDMIVASEYTVYLAIQKWLLANTLNGSSEVLKHIHFKNMTTQELLEVEASDLASDSSLKTSDEIKAHTMEAFRYMCITKEGISTAKGCQTPAQRVYISQIHTKTAFCSDDPLFLRPICKWSSEILKLKWQLKKVHAGRYVVVLHSVPSTPQPSLQQGGFGFTFGSVGAANQSQASNPIPGGFGFGSPRPGDLQFLYETQPYPSQFQHLFGTPIHVKVLICFRDSGGVVHHVINHSVDTAIPQAMGSRVVELPPISNMLEAGDSERDVFHDILYSFEVLKRQGGTVSVMVVQLPKSRRDKLGS from the exons ATGTTTACGGATACTTTTTCACGTTATCCACG ATCACACACAATGGCTAGATCACAACCCAAGAAAATCAAGATGAATACCATCGACTGTACAGCAGCATTCCTGGACAACTTGTCTCAACATTTCAAGGATGATAGTTTCTCAGATGTTACTTTAGTTGTTGGAAACAAACGCTATCCAGCTCTCAAAAGCATCCTGGCTGTTTCAAGCCCATTCTTCCAACGCATGTTTTACGGAGGTGATTGGATGGAACGGACAAACAAAGATATCACTCTTGAAGAAACACCCGAATGCCAAGAAGTTTTTCCAACTTTCTTGCAGTACTTTTACAGCGGTACTGTGTCAGTCAGTCGTGACTCAGTCGTACCATTAGTCACGTTAGCAGATAAGTACGGTGTAGAAGTACTGAAAAACCAGTGTTCTCAGTTCATGATGTCATTGCTAAACCACGCTGACATTGAAGGTGCTTTAACTTGGCTAACCTTTGCAGAGCATATCAACATTGATAACCTTGCCCAAAAGTGCTTTGACAtcatttgtatcaattttgaaaaaGCAACTTTGTTCCCGGCTTGGTCATCCCTCTCATTGGCACACATTACAGAGATTCTGCAAAGATCAGATATGATTGTAGCTAGTGAGTATACAGTATATTTGGCAATTCAAAAGTGGCTCTTAGCTAATACCCTTAATGGCTCAAGTGAAGTTTTGAAACATATTCACTTCAAGAATATGACCACTCAAGAGCTGTTAGAAGTTGAAGCATCTGATCTAGCAAGTGATAGTAGTCTAAAAACCAGTGATGAAATCAAAGCCCATACCATGGAAGCATTTCGATACATGTGTATAACAAAAGAGGGGATAAGCACTGCCAAAGGTTGCCAAACCCCAGCACAACGTGTATACATATCCCAAATCCatacaaaaactgcattttgttcAGACGATCCACTTTTCTTACGACCAATATGCAAATGGTCCTCCGAAATCCTGAAGTTAAAGTGGCAATTGAAGAAAGTGCATGCTGGCAGGTATGTTGTAGTCTTGCATTCAGTGCCATCTACACCACAACCCTCTTTGCAACAAGGTGGGTTTGGATTTACGTTTGGTTCTGTTGGGGCCGCTAATCAGTCACAAGCATCTAATCCCATACCTGGGGGCTTTGGATTTGGGAGTCCTCGGCCAGGCGACCTGCAGTTTTTGTATGAAACCCAGCCCTATCCATCTCAGTTCCAGCACCTGTTCGGTACTCCCATTCATGTCAAAGTGCTTATCTGTTTTCGTGATAGTGGTGGTGTTGTACATCATGTGATCAATCACTCGGTTGACACTGCAATACCTCAAGCAATGGGGAGTAGGGTAGTTGAACTTCCACCAATTTCTAATATGCTAGAAGCAGGTGACAGTGAGCGGGATGTTTTCCATGACATTCTGTACTCATTTGAGGTCCTGAAGAGACAAGGTGGGACCGTGAGTGTAATGGTGGTCCAGTTGCCAAAATCCAGAAGAGACAAGTTGGGATCGTAG